One genomic region from Leptospira montravelensis encodes:
- a CDS encoding Crp/Fnr family transcriptional regulator has product MLESMFGKFGKVFQPNEVLFCEYEPGNDFYLIKEGKVKITKTIGTSIKTLDVLEAGDILGEMAILEEQPRSATAIAVTEVKALNFNRANFEMLMTKNPALAMKLLHIFSFRIYDQKRRLMILLMDDIVGKVCDVFVMLYEKQYNNDVYNEIILSATVDDIANWCAQPVGEVQKVLMQYVKTGKLDLYPDKIVIHNISDFQRIVNQKRKPT; this is encoded by the coding sequence ATGTTAGAATCAATGTTTGGAAAGTTTGGAAAAGTATTCCAACCAAACGAAGTTTTATTTTGTGAATACGAACCAGGAAACGACTTTTACCTCATCAAAGAAGGGAAAGTTAAAATCACAAAAACCATTGGGACTAGTATCAAAACCTTAGATGTTTTAGAAGCTGGGGATATTTTGGGGGAGATGGCAATTTTAGAGGAACAACCTCGTTCTGCCACTGCCATCGCTGTGACCGAAGTGAAAGCCCTGAACTTCAACCGTGCCAATTTCGAAATGTTAATGACGAAAAACCCGGCTCTTGCGATGAAACTCCTTCATATTTTTTCCTTTCGGATTTATGACCAAAAACGCCGCCTCATGATCCTACTTATGGATGATATAGTGGGTAAGGTTTGCGACGTATTTGTGATGTTATACGAAAAACAGTATAACAATGATGTATATAATGAAATTATTCTTTCTGCTACCGTGGATGATATTGCCAATTGGTGTGCACAACCGGTTGGGGAAGTCCAAAAGGTGCTTATGCAGTATGTAAAAACTGGCAAACTAGATCTCTATCCGGATAAAATTGTTATTCACAATATCTCCGATTTCCAAAGGATAGTGAATCAGAAACGTAAACCTACGTAA
- the prmC gene encoding peptide chain release factor N(5)-glutamine methyltransferase: MAEQPGTLLYYLKRSTEFLEKKEIPNPRVDAEWILSDLLNLPRIKLYSQFEMPLGQKEIDTYRERIVERSKRKPVAYITGKKGFHKFEYLVSEDVLIPRPETEELVDYLWKKKEELFLSSDPIHIWDLCSGSGCIGLSLTQLLPSSVVTLSDLSEKAVTVSRRNAEKYNVSDRTHFYVSDLDLALPDGLEFDLVVSNPPYIPESEKPEIMPDVLDYEPHLALFVSDFNEFHKRLLDAISKRLKPGGKLMLETHPLYIKDLEAMAITLGFVDTKIVLDSSKKERFLFAKKL; this comes from the coding sequence ATGGCGGAACAACCAGGAACCCTTCTATATTATCTAAAACGGTCCACAGAATTTCTGGAGAAAAAGGAAATTCCTAACCCTCGTGTGGATGCAGAATGGATCCTTTCCGATCTATTAAATCTACCCCGCATCAAACTCTATTCCCAATTTGAAATGCCTCTGGGACAAAAGGAAATTGATACTTACCGGGAACGAATTGTAGAAAGAAGCAAAAGAAAACCCGTTGCCTATATTACTGGCAAAAAAGGATTTCATAAATTTGAATATTTAGTATCAGAGGATGTCCTGATCCCGAGGCCAGAAACCGAAGAACTTGTGGATTACCTTTGGAAAAAAAAAGAAGAACTTTTCCTGTCTTCTGACCCAATCCATATTTGGGACCTTTGTTCCGGGAGTGGTTGTATTGGCCTTAGCCTAACACAACTTCTACCCTCGAGTGTTGTGACTCTATCCGATTTATCAGAGAAAGCCGTCACAGTGAGTCGTCGTAATGCGGAAAAATACAACGTAAGTGATAGAACCCATTTTTATGTTTCTGATTTGGATTTAGCACTCCCTGATGGTTTAGAATTTGATTTGGTTGTCTCTAATCCCCCTTATATCCCAGAATCAGAAAAACCAGAGATTATGCCAGATGTCCTCGACTATGAACCCCACCTGGCTTTATTTGTTTCGGATTTCAATGAATTTCACAAACGATTGTTAGATGCCATATCCAAACGCCTGAAACCAGGTGGTAAATTGATGTTAGAAACTCATCCTTTGTATATTAAGGATTTAGAAGCAATGGCAATAACTTTGGGATTTGTGGATACAAAAATTGTTTTAGATAGTTCGAAGAAAGAACGATTTCTTTTTGCAAAAAAACTTTAG